A single genomic interval of Aphidius gifuensis isolate YNYX2018 linkage group LG6, ASM1490517v1, whole genome shotgun sequence harbors:
- the LOC122858791 gene encoding integrator complex subunit 1 isoform X1 encodes MERTKPGIIRGSKSKLTQPVPGDHLFVLGGSKNSRNDATDLKRPGVIHGKTGLSSSSSSSSSTTTTVTDRKKECGSSQSLNPPPIKKPKLSGPVSALQRAPMSSAEAWEVVACDCEPWELVPMVLEASDNDEGDKVIGIICGAIKNLKTYRWKPDPLLYHGLLVLAKMRPSIFSNDCILHALSSLLKRDQSFVYKTKNPNNLVSVLAANLLMHGYQDKKNWPDVFIKLYIEDSLGDRNWVDHDECKCFTDNIMTAFNTRHPPKSALQNDTPTTLASSSSSSVVPSRDCHSPIAMECDDDSGTSIIAGSSGAGGIDKSEYNIIPRYSNSSDSIELIMSDTIKEPMARRQQDTITKNFLKLLSTTCGLSYVRSISITKLELWLHNPKLTKPAQELLIYICYNSTTHTMRDVEVISHLAKMRFNTKILFTLYLNGIKELINLHSENLSAMMKHTIYNQLSNTRNQNNMAMLAVIFQSLPDASAKILAEIFQDLLLGNKEDYLRALRAFFRDIVRVCKHDLNLLTVARTLIADRPLIYNLINEYDYKERLFSSIIDLLCLCMLLGKPQIKDTSNLVQRGDKKDTNIINQFQTLVSTIQYETTSWLNNPQTITIYGINKITLLHALHKIMFLESSDQYYKIDNWPPESERSIYMRSVSEVPLLQSTLLRILMMGFPKENGIGHGELLEVADQLIRRAAQNATELLPTLKVDKIEMIELIFNLCVYQPPTSINIPSGYVPPTLAISNLYWKSWIIVLILAAHNPLTIGAAGWKKYPILRTLMEMCITNHFSYPPPTMALPEIIEAERAKELQIETLEKQDILEYESHLAAASTKVQISETNSLLLSQLINMDPTGIARRPPQLLLEQLQNLNITLRLGHLLCRSREPDFLLDIIQRQQQSSSQSMPWLADLVKNSEGSLNQLPVQCLCEFLLSTTAQAVDKQPRQQQLLQHLQKLLTDPNEDQKHPFEVLEYFLRRLSSQQSGSRLQAITGLKLVLDLIPLVDDTSGASASRKNDNKNDVNNDEDDDDDDDDNNKDNKLNINSNIESEIWLNKKLPSIPHFTTIKSLVSAALRNACQVENNPELVRSYISYLSVHTKNDDLSELTDLVNEISQLVVERSTITAALLPEPENDCLQTRTTLQYLKQIFCNYLIKARLPRGEGYTWSESQDQILVQWETGEECTMHILVVHAMIILLTYDVTDDDDNGLSNDLLEIWFPENNEPPKAFLVDTSEEALLIPDWLKLRMIRSNVPRLVDAALRDLKSQQLVLFIQSFGIPVTSMTKLLQTLDHAVHVDRPSVDGAVLDKTYMAQLVEVQHRRGATGGLIFVRELELLEPPLPDILQIKSEKLQQPIPQSAMIKKQSVIQCSIKTDIPHLINRLFIENVTSIQKTEAFKRLHKTLAKDLKKLDNINCAVYLTIQHICTILSSMQVKQFLSSIINLPQYSCTLMRIILHPIKLITSTTNNNNSKNNDNNKYKQIIDLARSMCHNLIILIGDIKAPVLSIIHDFMNIFIIKKNNSNNNINNNNSNNNNITLLYNNKNNNSNTNDPGMILENTDSINLENIGRKLLDTCLKEQKNDILVESMVKLLVSDSNDDLVKPRTGLLIDWLASVEPELIGICPNLQMKLLFGKTMINIKINDKLIKTHECRPYLLTLLTHRASWTTLYKCVLHLLLKYDDNYDPTAVLDFLWALTCNPKLWQGRDKFTPKHYLPENILLLSESQILTVMNYLVAEAVIIYETKGNNFALRQMEQRLDLIQHCIGNDELIISKVVKYLADIMMINKFNSNNNIDDNKLINIKANMAHNYLLHMYMKIPKVICYLTQLQSRKFLSNANINNWNNSVLDCLSHALLTGLAAIPRQKAWSIKSQDFEICARKLAAVHPILVLRQLSMLPLSLIGRCHFNYNEFKSGNHFNVFTQTMGLLEILQPHIFNDEYRKAFENTLDHYLQCFCQYGRVKENNQFLTLINRFVTLLQSYVLHNAQYAFKYLHKNIHSLIDIQKFFSKVTSLRNLISSIPGPKEGTNGENIFLIGQQKIITNESKYPQHWPNLIASLGKLQGEDVYLTLQEIDNLSSRKPNVLESVIDYITDLLISPQGNIRLLAHSLIARAIKYKPVPNLNILAAYQRCLDSQRSDVLMTALDKLPDVIACMQEYALPLLQKIFELGVNSNVNTIPCIHKSLAILNTQRGC; translated from the exons atggagCGAACAAAACCAGGAATAATACGTGGATCTAAAAGTAAATTAACTCAACCAGTTCCTGGTGATCATTTATTTGTACTTGGTGgatcaaaaaattcaagaaatgaTGCTACAGATTTAAAACGTCCTGGTGTTATTCATGGAAAAACTggtttatcatcatcttcatcatcatcatcatcaacaacaacaacag ttacagatagaaaaaaagaatgtGGTTCATCACAATCATTAAATCCTCCACctataaaaaaaccaaaattatcTGGTCCAGTAAGTGCACTACAACGAGCACCAATGTCAAGTGCTGAAGCATGGGAAGTTGTTGCATGTGATTGTGAACCATGGGAACTTGTACCAATGGTACTTGAAGCTAGTGATAATGATGAAGGTGATAAAGTTATTGGTATTATTTGTGgtgcaataaaaaatttaaaaacttatcGTTGGAAACCAGATCCATTATTATATCATGGTCTTTTGGTACTTGCTAAAATGCGtccatcaatattttcaaatgattgtATACTTCATGCATTATCATCGCTATTAAAACGTGATCAatcatttgtatataaaactaaaaatccaAATAATCTTGTATCAGTACTTGctgcaaatttattaatgcatGGTTatcaggataaaaaaaattggcctgatgtatttattaaattatatattgaagaTTCACTTGGTGATAGAAATTGGGTTGATCATGATGAATGTAAATGTTTTACTGATAATATTATGACAGCATTTAATACAAGACATCCACCAAAATCAGCATTACAAAATGATACACCAACAACATTagcatcttcatcatcatcatcagttgtACCATCACGTGATTGTCATAGTCCAATTGCAATGGAATGTGATGATGATTCTGGTACATCAATTATAGCTGGTTCAAGTGGTGCTGGTGGTATTGATAAAtctgaatataatattattccaaGATATTCAAATAGTAGTGATAgcattgaattaataatgagTGATACAATTAAAGAACCAATGGCTCGTCGTCAACAAGATacaataactaaaaattttttaaaattattatcaacaacatgTGGTTTATCGTATGTACGTAGTAtttcaataacaaaattagaaTTATGGCTACATAATCCAAAGCTAACAAAACCAGCAcaagaattattaatatatatttgttataattcaaCAACTCATACAATGCGTGATGTTGAAGTTATATCACATTTAGCTAAAATGcgttttaatacaaaaatattatttacattatatttaaatggtattaaagaattaataaatttacattcagAAAATTTATCAGCAATGATGAaacatacaatatataatcaattatcaaatacaagaaatcaaaataatatggCAATGTTAGCTGTTATATTTCAATCATTACCAGATGCATCAGCTAAAATACTTGCTGAAATATTTCAAGATTTATTATTAGGCAACAAAGAAGATTATTTACGTGCATTAAGAGCATTTTTTCGTGATATTGTACGTGTTTGTAAGCatgatttgaatttattaacagTTGCTAGAACATTAATTGCTGATAGACcattaatatacaatttaataaatgagtaTGATTATAAAGAacgtttattttcatcaataattgatttattatgtttatgtaTGCTTCTTGGTAAACCACAAATAAAAGATACATCAAATCTTGTACAACGTGGTGATAAAAAAgacacaaatattattaatcaatttcaaACACTTGTATCAACAATACAATATGAAACAACATCATGGCTTAATAATCcacaaacaataacaatatatggaataaataaaataacattactCCATgcattacataaaataatgtttCTTGAATCATCtgatcaatattataaaattgataattggcCACCAGAAAGTGAACGTAGTATTTATATGCGTAGTGTATCTGAAGTACCATTATTACAAAGTACATTATTGCGTATATTAATGATGGGATTTCCAAAAGAAAATGGTATTGGACATGGTGAATTATTAGAAGTTGCTGATCAATTAATACGTAGAGCAGCACAAAATGCAACAGAGCTATTGCCAACattaaaagttgataaaattgaaatgattgaattgatatttaatttatgtgtTTATCAACCAccaacatcaataaatataccaTCTGGTTATGTACCACCAACACTtgcaatatcaaatttatattggaAAAGTTGGATTATTGTATTGATACTTGCTGCACATAATCCACTGACAATTGGTGCTGCTGGatggaaaaaatatccaaTATTACGTACACTTATGGAAATGTGTATAACAAATCATTTTTCATATCCACCACCAACAATGGCATTACCAGAAATAATTGAAGCTGAAAGAGCAAAAGAATTACAAATTGAAACATTAGAAAAACAAGATATTCTTGAATATGAAAGTCATTTAGCAGCAGCATCAACAAAAGTACAAATATCAGAAAcaaatagtttattattaagtcaattaataaatatggaTCCAACTGGTATTGCAAGACGTCCACCACAATTATTACTTgaacaattacaaaatttaaatataacactTAGACTTGGTCATTTATTATGTCGTTCACGTGAAccagattttttacttgatattATACAACGTCAACAACAAAGTTCATCACAAAGTATGCCATGGTTAGCTGatttagttaaaaattcaGAAGGTTCATTAAATCAATTACCAGTACAATGtttatgtgaatttttattatcaacaacagcaCAAGCTGTTGATAAACAACCAAGACAACAACAACTATTAcaacatttacaaaaattattaactgatCCAAATGAAGATCAAAAACATCCATTTGAAGtattggaatattttttacgTAGATTAAGTTCACAACAAAGTGGTAGTCGTTTACAAGCAATAACAGGTTTAAAATTAGTACTTGATTTAATACCACTTGTAGATGATACTAGTGGTGCTAGTGCTAGtcgtaaaaatgataataaaaatgatgttaataatgatgaggatgatgacgatgatgatgatgataataataaagataataaattaaatattaatagtaatattgAATCGGAAATatggttaaataaaaaattaccatcaATACCACattttacaacaattaaatcattagTATCAGCAGCACTTAGAAATGCATGTCAAGTTGAAAATAATCCAGAGTTAGTACGTTCatatatatcatatttatctgtacatacaaaaaatgatgatttatctGAGTTAACTGATCTTGTTAATGAAATAAGTCAACTTGTTGTTGAACGTAGTACAATAACAGCAGCATTATTACCAGAACCAGAAAATGATTGTTTACAAACACGTACAacattacaatatttaaaacaaattttttgtaattatttaataaaagcaCGTTTACCACGTGGTGAAGGTTATACATGGTCAGAAAGTCAAGATCAAATATTGGTACAATGGGAAACTGGTGAAGAATGTACAATGCATATACTTGTTGTACATGCTATGATTATATTGCTAACATATGATGTtacagatgatgatgataatggtttatcaaatgatttattagaaatatGGTTTCCAGAAAATAATGAACCACCAAAAGCATTTTTAGTTGATACATCTGAAGAAGCATTATTAATACCAGATTGGCTTAAATTACGTATGATTAGAAGTAATGTACCACGTCTTGTTGATGCTGCATTACGTGATTTAAAATCACAACAATTAGTTCTATTTATACAATCATTTGGTATACCAGTAACATCAAtgacaaaattattacaaacacTTGATCATGCTGTACATGTTGATCGTCCATCAGTTGATGGTGCTGTACTTGATAAAACATATATGGCACAATTAGTTGAAGTACAACATCGTAGAGGTGCTACTGGTGGTTTAATATTTGTACGTGAATTAGAATTATTAGAACCACCATTACCAGatatattacaaattaaaagtgaaaaattacaacaacCAATACCACAATCAGCaatgattaaaaaacaatcagtTATACAATGTTCAATTAAAACAGATATACCACATCTTATTAatcgtttatttattgaaaatgttACATCAATACAAAAAACAGAAGCATTTAAAAGACTACATAAAACATTAgctaaagatttaaaaaaattagataatattaattgtgctgtttatttaacaatacaaCATATTTgtacaatattatcatcaatgcaagttaaacaatttttatcatcaattattaatttaccacAATATTCATGTACACTTATGAGAATAATATTACatccaataaaattaataacatctaccaccaacaacaacaacagtaaaaacaatgataataataaatataaacaaattattgatttagCACGTTCAATGtgtcataatttaataatattaattggtgATATTAAAGCACcagtattatcaataattcatgattttatgaatatatttattatcaaaaaaaataacagtaataataatattaataataataatagtaataataataatattacattattatataataataaaaataataatagtaatacaaATGATCCTGGTATGATACTTGAAAATAcagattcaataaatttagaaaatattggAAGAAAATTATTGGATACATgtttaaaagaacaaaaaaatgatatattagtTGAATCAATGGTTAAATTATTAGTATCAGATAGTAATGATGATTTAGTTAAACCAAGAACtggtttattaattgattggtTAGCATCAGTTGAACCAGAGTTAATTGGTATATGTccaaatttacaaatgaagttattatttggtaaaacaatgattaatattaaaattaatgataaattaattaaaacacatGAATGTCGTccatatttattaacattattaacaCATCGTGCTAGTTGGACAACATTATATAAATGTGtgttacatttattattaaaatatgatgataattatgatcCAACAGCtgtattagattttttatgGGCATTAACATGTAATCCAAAACTTTGGCAAGGTAGAGATAAATTTACACCAAAACATTATTTaccagaaaatatattattattaagtgaATCACAAATATTAACTGTTATGAATTATTTAGTTGCTGAAGctgtaataatatatgaaacaaAAGGTAATAATTTTGCTCTAAGACAAATGGAACAAAGATTAGATTTAATACAACATTGTATTGgtaatgatgaattaataatatcaaaagttGTTAAATATCTTGCTGATATTatgatgattaataaatttaatagtaataataatattgatgataataaattaataaatataaaagctaATATGGCACATAATTATTTGCtacatatgtatatgaaaattcCAAAAGTCATATGTTATTTAACACAATTACAATCacgtaaatttttatcaaatgcaaatattaataattggaaTAATTCTGTACTTGATTGTTTGAGTCATGCATTGTTGACTGGTCTTGCTGCAATACCACGACAAAAAGCATGGTCAATTAAATCACAAGATTTTGAAATATGTGCTAGAAAATTAGCAGCAGTACATCCAATTTTAGTATTACGACAATTATCAATGTTACCATTATCATTAATTGGTAGatgtcattttaattataatgaatttaaatctGGTAATCattttaatgtatttacaCAAACAATGGgtttacttgaaattttacaaccacatatatttaatgatgaatatCGTAAAGCATTTGAAAATACATTGGATCATTATTTACAATGTTTTTGTCAATATGGACgtgttaaagaaaataatcaatttttaacacTTATCAATAGATTTGTAACATTATTACAATCATATGTATTACATAATGCACAATATGCATTTAAATatcttcataaaaatatacattcacTTATTGATATACAAAAATTCTTCTCAAAAGTAACATCATTacgtaatttaatttcaagtataCCAGGACCAAAAGAAGGTACAAAtggtgaaaatatatttttaattggacaacaaaaaattataacaaatgaaTCAAAATATCCACAACATTGGCCAAATTTAATAGCATCACTTGGTAAATTACAAGGAGAAGATGTATATTTAACACTACaagaaattgataatttatcatcaagaaaACCAAATGTTTTAGAATCTGTTATTGATTATATAACTGATTTGCTAATATCACCACAAGGTAATATTAGATTACTTGCTCATTCATTAATTGCAAGagcaattaaatataaaccagtaccaaatttaaatatactagCAGCTTATCAACGATGTCTTGATAGTCAAAGATCAGATGTATTGATGACTGCATTGGATAAATTACCAGATGTTATAGCATGCATGCAag aatATGCATTACcattattgcaaaaaatatttgaacttGGTGTTAATTCAAATGTCAATACTATTCCTTGTATCCACAAAAGTcttgcaattttaaatacacaaagaggatgttaa